Proteins co-encoded in one Pelodiscus sinensis isolate JC-2024 chromosome 9, ASM4963464v1, whole genome shotgun sequence genomic window:
- the B3GALT2 gene encoding beta-1,3-galactosyltransferase 2 codes for MLQWRRRHCCFAKMTWNTKRSLFRTHLIGLLSLVFLFAMFLFFNHHDWLPGRAGFKENPVAYTIRGFRSTKSETNHSSLRNILKDTIPQTLRPQTVTNSNNTDLSPQGVTGLENTLSANGSIYNEKGTGHPTSYHFKYIINEPEKCQEKSPFLILLIAAEPGQVEARQAIRQTWGNESLAPGIQIVRIFLLGLSIKLNGYLQRTILEESRQYHDVIQQEYLDTYYNLTIKTLMGMNWVATYCPNVPYVMKTDSDMFVNTEYLIHKLLKPELPPRHKYFTGYLMRGYAPNRNKDSKWYMPPDLYPSERYPVFCSGTGYVFSGDLAEKIFKVSLSIRRLHLEDVYVGICLAKLRIDPMPPPNEFVFNHWRVSYSSCKYSHLITSHQFQPSELIKYWNHLQQNKHNACANAAKEKAGRYRHRKLH; via the coding sequence ATGCTTCAGTGGAGAAGACGACACTGCTGTTTTGCAAAAATGACGTGGAATACCAAAAGGTCTCTGTTTCGCACCCATCTTATTGGCCTGCTTTCTCTCGTGTTTCTTTTTGCTATGTTTCTGTTCTTTAATCATCATGACTGGCTGccaggcagagctggattcaaaGAAAATCCTGTGGCTTACACTATTCGAGGATTTAGGTCTACAAAAAGCGAGACAAACCATAGCTCTCTGAGGAACATTTTGAAGGATACAATCCCTCAGACTCTTAGGCCTCAGACAGTCACTAATTCCAACAACACTGACCTGTCACCACAAGGAGTAACTGGCTTAGAGAATACACTCAGTGCCAATGGAAGTATTTACAATGAAAAAGGTACCGGACATCCAACTTCATATCATTTTAAGTATATAATAAATGAGCCTGAAAAATGCCAGGAGAAGAGTCCTTTTCTAATACTACTTATAGCTGCAGAACCAGGCCAAGTGGAAGCTAGACAAGCTATTCGGCAAACGTGGGGTAATGAAAGCCTGGCACCGGGTATTCAAATTGTTCGCATTTTTTTGCTGGGTTTAAGCATTAAACTAAATGGATACCTTCAACGTACCATATTGGAGGAAAGCAGACAGTATCATGATGTTATTCAACAAGAATATTTAGATACTTACTATAACTTAACCATCAAAACTCTTATGGGGATGAACTGGGTTGCCACCTACTGTCCAAATGTTCCCTATGTTATGAAAACTGATAGCGATATGTTTGTCAATACTGAGTATTTAATACATAAGCTTCTGAAGCCAGAATTGCCACCAAGACACAAATATTTTACCGGTTACCTAATGAGAGGGTATGCACCTAATAGGAACAAGGATAGCAAGTGGTATATGCCACCTGATCTGTATCCAAGTGAGCGTTACCCTGTATTCTGCTCAGGGACTGGTTATGTTTTCTCTGGAGATTTGGCAGAAAAGATATTTAAAGTCTCCTTAAGTATCAGACGCCTGCACTTAGAGGATGTATATGTGGGGATCTGTCTTGCCAAGTTGCGAATTGACCCTATGCCTCCGCCCAATGAGTTTGTCTTCAATCACTGGCGAGTTTCTTATTCCAGTTGTAAATATAGCCACCTAATTACCTCCCATCAGTTCCAGCCTAGTGAACTGATCAAATACTGGAACCACTTACAACAAAATAAGCACAATGCCTGTgccaatgcagcaaaagaaaaAGCTGGCAGATATCGCCATCGTAAACTGCATTAA